The following proteins are encoded in a genomic region of Sorangiineae bacterium MSr12523:
- a CDS encoding MarR family transcriptional regulator has protein sequence MARANEATIRELGVSSSQLATLAYLAKKPGATMTDVAHLFDLNKSGVSGMVARLERAGLVKREPSPRDGRATLLSLTPKGESVRAEAMPLIRRATAEMTEGFTPEEVDVVYRFLNAIIDKCADAKEEEP, from the coding sequence ATGGCGCGCGCCAATGAGGCGACGATTCGCGAGCTCGGGGTGTCGTCGTCCCAATTGGCGACATTGGCCTATTTGGCCAAAAAACCGGGGGCCACGATGACGGATGTGGCCCATTTGTTCGATTTGAACAAATCGGGGGTCAGCGGCATGGTGGCGCGGCTCGAACGGGCGGGGCTCGTGAAGCGGGAGCCGAGTCCGCGCGATGGGCGGGCCACGCTATTGTCGCTGACGCCAAAGGGCGAGTCGGTGCGGGCGGAAGCCATGCCGCTCATCCGGCGCGCCACCGCGGAGATGACCGAGGGCTTCACCCCGGAAGAAGTGGACGTCGTTTACCGATTCTTGAATGCCATCATCGACAAATGCGCCGATGCCAAGGAGGAAGAACCATGA